In Phormidium yuhuli AB48, one genomic interval encodes:
- a CDS encoding ChaN family lipoprotein — translation MRSPTLGLSACLLGLWLCWGSPSWAQVLREPTQEQVLSQDEFLSRLEGVRVLYLGEVHNRPDDQAAQLQILQQWYEQNPELAIGLEMFERPRQVYIDQYLAGEISEAEFLELSEFETRWGFPWESYAPILRFAKAHNLPVLALNAPIEAIREVARGGFDNLSPQNLSYLPPVEEFDLENQAYRQRLQDLFESYHQGHGSSEGFETFFKAQVLWDETMSYHVAEFLQTHPERAMVVIAGQGHILYGDGIPSRVERRLEEIEQLSLVFDPDPTLSSTPERPLADIIWHHEDSDLASDPETPPD, via the coding sequence ATGCGATCGCCCACCCTTGGATTATCCGCCTGTTTATTAGGACTATGGCTCTGTTGGGGAAGTCCCAGCTGGGCCCAAGTGCTGCGGGAACCGACTCAAGAGCAGGTTCTCAGTCAAGATGAGTTTTTGAGCCGCCTAGAGGGGGTACGGGTTCTCTATCTCGGAGAAGTCCACAATCGCCCTGACGATCAGGCGGCGCAACTCCAGATTCTGCAACAGTGGTATGAGCAAAACCCCGAACTGGCCATTGGCTTGGAGATGTTTGAACGGCCCCGACAAGTCTATATTGACCAATATCTAGCGGGGGAGATTAGCGAGGCGGAATTTTTGGAACTGAGCGAGTTTGAGACCCGTTGGGGCTTTCCCTGGGAGTCCTACGCTCCCATTCTCCGCTTTGCCAAGGCCCATAATCTACCGGTGTTAGCTCTCAACGCACCCATCGAAGCCATCCGGGAGGTGGCCCGAGGAGGATTTGACAATCTCTCCCCGCAAAACTTGTCCTATCTTCCCCCAGTCGAAGAGTTCGACTTAGAAAATCAAGCCTATCGCCAACGATTACAAGACCTATTCGAGAGTTATCATCAGGGCCATGGCTCCAGTGAAGGCTTTGAAACCTTCTTTAAGGCCCAGGTTCTCTGGGATGAGACCATGAGCTACCATGTGGCTGAGTTTTTACAAACCCACCCGGAACGGGCCATGGTTGTCATCGCCGGACAGGGTCATATTCTCTATGGAGATGGGATTCCCAGTCGGGTGGAACGTCGTCTGGAAGAGATTGAACAACTCTCCTTAGTCTTTGACCCCGATCCGACCCTATCCTCCACTCCAGAGCGTCCCTTAGCGGATATCATCTGGCATCATGAAGACTCAGACTTGGCATCAGACCCAGAAACTCCCCCAGATTAA
- a CDS encoding CBS domain-containing protein, translating into MVKSVADVMSHDPIVVTPETPIQEAIQIIAERRISGLPVVNDQGKLVGMLSETDLMWRETGATPPAYITILDSVIYLENPKHYEKQLHKVLGQTVQEVMSNGQMFTTTPQTPLREAARLMHEKKVHRLPVLGEGDRLVGILSRGDIIRAMASSEAEA; encoded by the coding sequence ATGGTTAAAAGTGTTGCGGATGTGATGAGTCACGATCCAATTGTCGTCACCCCCGAGACTCCCATTCAAGAGGCCATTCAAATCATTGCGGAACGTCGCATCAGCGGCTTACCGGTGGTGAATGACCAGGGTAAGCTGGTGGGAATGCTCTCGGAAACCGATTTAATGTGGCGCGAAACTGGGGCCACCCCTCCGGCCTATATCACCATTCTCGATAGTGTGATTTATCTGGAGAACCCGAAGCATTACGAGAAACAACTACACAAGGTTCTCGGACAAACGGTGCAGGAGGTGATGAGCAACGGCCAGATGTTCACTACCACCCCCCAAACCCCGTTACGAGAGGCGGCCCGGTTAATGCACGAGAAGAAAGTCCATCGTCTGCCGGTTCTCGGGGAGGGCGATCGCCTGGTGGGGATTCTCTCCCGAGGTGATATCATCCGTGCCATGGCCAGTTCCGAGGCTGAGGCCTAA
- a CDS encoding NADAR family protein, producing the protein MTIYFYKAQDDYGCFSNFSPHPIEIGGQTWPTVEHYYQAHKFLGTPDEPLMVRIRQAPSPEEAARLGRDRRRQPRPDWNQTKPQLMYEAVKLKFRTHLDIQQILLDTGDEELIENSPVDYFWGCGADGSGQNHLGRILMTIRSELQPPQLQHPNPTPYSNQSLPE; encoded by the coding sequence ATGACCATTTACTTCTACAAAGCCCAGGATGACTATGGCTGCTTCTCCAACTTCTCCCCTCACCCCATCGAAATCGGGGGACAAACCTGGCCCACCGTCGAACATTACTATCAGGCCCATAAATTCCTAGGAACCCCCGACGAACCCCTCATGGTCCGCATCCGCCAAGCCCCCAGCCCCGAAGAAGCGGCCCGCCTAGGGCGCGATCGCCGTCGTCAGCCCCGGCCCGACTGGAATCAGACTAAACCCCAACTGATGTATGAAGCCGTCAAGCTTAAATTCCGCACCCATCTCGATATCCAGCAGATTCTCCTGGACACAGGAGACGAAGAACTCATCGAAAACTCTCCCGTTGACTATTTTTGGGGCTGTGGCGCCGATGGGAGCGGTCAGAACCATCTCGGACGGATTCTCATGACCATTCGCAGCGAATTACAACCCCCCCAACTTCAGCACCCCAACCCAACCCCCTATAGCAATCAAAGCCTACCTGAATGA
- a CDS encoding (2Fe-2S) ferredoxin domain-containing protein, protein MRNEDAMAIAPTMTDSPTPSRSQDIPCIYVCQHRSCELRGSPKTLEAFQAAKPKGVVVQGCGCLGQCSSGPSVRVTQDDTWYWQVQPEDVPRIIEQHLKQGEPVQEKLNTRVHLQFYF, encoded by the coding sequence ATGAGGAACGAAGACGCTATGGCGATCGCTCCAACCATGACTGATTCTCCAACCCCCTCTCGTTCTCAAGATATTCCCTGCATCTATGTCTGTCAGCATCGTTCCTGTGAACTCCGGGGGTCTCCAAAAACCTTAGAAGCCTTTCAGGCGGCAAAACCCAAGGGAGTGGTCGTCCAGGGATGTGGCTGTTTGGGACAATGTAGCAGCGGTCCCTCGGTACGGGTGACCCAGGATGATACCTGGTATTGGCAAGTTCAGCCGGAAGATGTGCCCCGGATTATAGAGCAGCATCTTAAACAGGGTGAACCCGTCCAGGAAAAACTCAATACCCGGGTTCATCTCCAGTTCTATTTTTAA
- a CDS encoding response regulator transcription factor produces the protein MNILIVEDDLEIAQLLQQTLEPEGFNCHHAADGLAAINAFREHQPDLMILDLMLPGLDGLEVCARIRQQPGEKDPYILMLTAKGEEIDRVIGLSTGADDYLVKPFSPRELVARVRALLRRSLRQGGQENMHRSAHFTLNLDRHTASRYLGDDPQPLDLTALEFNLLSTLMSYPGRVWSRSQLIDRLWGSDFFGDERVVDTHVARLRKKVESDPTQPQFVKTVVGVGYKFVDEPATD, from the coding sequence ATGAATATCCTAATTGTCGAAGATGACCTAGAAATTGCCCAACTCCTGCAACAAACCCTGGAACCCGAAGGATTCAACTGTCATCACGCCGCCGATGGCTTAGCCGCCATTAACGCCTTTCGCGAACATCAGCCCGATTTAATGATTTTAGATTTAATGCTCCCCGGTCTCGATGGCTTAGAAGTCTGTGCCCGCATTCGTCAACAACCGGGAGAAAAAGACCCCTATATTCTCATGTTGACTGCTAAAGGAGAAGAAATCGATCGCGTCATCGGCTTATCCACTGGGGCCGACGATTATTTAGTCAAACCCTTTAGTCCTCGGGAGTTAGTAGCGCGGGTGCGGGCCCTCCTGCGGCGGAGTCTGCGTCAGGGAGGTCAGGAGAATATGCACCGCAGCGCCCACTTCACCCTCAACCTCGATCGCCACACCGCCAGCCGCTACCTCGGGGATGACCCCCAACCCCTCGATTTAACGGCCTTGGAGTTTAACCTCCTCTCCACCCTAATGAGTTACCCCGGGCGCGTCTGGAGTCGCAGTCAGCTTATCGATCGCCTCTGGGGGAGTGATTTCTTTGGCGATGAACGGGTGGTTGATACCCATGTGGCCCGCTTACGGAAAAAAGTCGAGTCAGACCCCACCCAACCTCAGTTTGTGAAAACCGTGGTCGGTGTTGGCTATAAGTTCGTCGATGAGCCAGCCACGGACTAG
- the cruF gene encoding gamma-carotene 1'-hydroxylase CruF, whose product MKHLRIAERACLGLHIFSMAFGLAGLLLVLPNPEFIAQLSPLGLKAFSWGMSQGGVSYIILGAIAVGLFGYRTLGLKPLLAFFIPSFLLSLSSELLGTSTGFPFGAYHYLSGLGYKIAGLVPFTIPLSWFYMGFVCFLLATALLEVTPLARWQRQIAAISLGAILLTAWDLVLDPAMSQTPYPFWAFEEVGSFFGMPYRNIAGWIGTGVVYMTVATALQNGKQFVLSRRELGLPVAVYLVNFIFGASITLVLLDAQFTVPTLLSSLFGVVPALLCWRLAPEEVVSDEDAPGLSETEMDYPALETAAK is encoded by the coding sequence ATGAAGCATCTCAGAATCGCCGAACGCGCCTGCTTGGGCCTTCATATCTTCTCTATGGCGTTTGGACTAGCGGGACTGCTGCTGGTTCTGCCGAATCCTGAGTTTATTGCCCAGTTATCCCCCCTGGGACTGAAGGCTTTTTCCTGGGGAATGAGCCAAGGGGGTGTCAGCTATATCATTCTCGGGGCGATCGCCGTCGGCTTGTTTGGCTATCGGACTCTGGGGCTAAAACCCCTGCTGGCCTTTTTCATCCCCTCGTTTTTGCTCTCCCTCAGCAGTGAACTCTTAGGAACGAGCACGGGGTTTCCCTTTGGGGCCTATCACTACCTGAGTGGCTTGGGCTACAAAATTGCTGGCTTGGTTCCCTTCACCATTCCCCTCTCTTGGTTCTATATGGGGTTTGTCTGTTTTCTCCTGGCTACGGCCCTGTTGGAGGTGACTCCCCTGGCCCGTTGGCAACGTCAGATTGCTGCCATTTCCCTGGGGGCGATTCTGCTGACGGCCTGGGATTTAGTGTTAGATCCGGCTATGAGTCAAACGCCCTATCCATTCTGGGCGTTTGAGGAAGTGGGTAGTTTCTTTGGGATGCCCTACCGCAATATCGCCGGTTGGATTGGCACTGGGGTGGTCTATATGACTGTGGCCACGGCGTTACAAAATGGTAAACAGTTTGTCCTCTCTCGCCGGGAGTTGGGCCTACCGGTGGCGGTCTATTTGGTGAATTTCATCTTTGGGGCCAGTATCACCTTAGTTCTGTTGGATGCTCAGTTTACGGTCCCGACCCTGCTGAGCAGTCTCTTTGGAGTGGTTCCGGCTCTGCTGTGTTGGCGACTGGCTCCTGAGGAGGTGGTCTCTGATGAGGATGCGCCTGGCTTGTCTGAGACGGAGATGGACTATCCGGCTTTGGAAACGGCGGCGAAGTAA
- a CDS encoding alcohol dehydrogenase catalytic domain-containing protein, translating into MKAQVFHGAGDLRYEDLPQPNASEGEVILAVKAVGLSPLDLCRLRVPELDEPFVLGREIAGTIVEVGPNVQSWRVGQRVATLAHVPCMRCLACLEDRFSACPTYQAHTTTAGLTPSGGGFAEFVKVPRYLVEHGGLVALPGHITFERACFLQPINSLLHGFARLNLQPQQRVWILGAGSLGAIAILLAQRLGLQPLVSDRNPQRLDAALDLGAKAAFNSNSDDLHTKVRAFTDGEGVDGALLTEPQGWDIMQALDGTRPGGKLLCLTDYADPSSVPLDPLAFARRQIDLLGCSGLSPRQQSRSLTYLFDHHLPLERTISDRVPLAELASLLERLQHPNSDSRKILLYPS; encoded by the coding sequence ATGAAAGCACAAGTATTTCACGGGGCAGGAGACCTACGCTATGAAGATCTCCCCCAACCCAACGCCTCAGAGGGAGAGGTCATCCTCGCCGTTAAAGCTGTTGGTCTATCTCCCCTAGACCTCTGTCGTCTGCGAGTCCCGGAATTAGACGAACCCTTCGTCCTCGGCCGAGAAATTGCCGGAACCATCGTTGAGGTGGGGCCTAACGTACAGTCCTGGCGAGTGGGACAGCGAGTGGCCACCCTGGCCCATGTTCCTTGTATGCGCTGTTTAGCCTGTCTCGAAGACCGTTTTTCTGCCTGTCCCACCTATCAAGCCCATACCACCACGGCCGGTCTAACCCCCAGTGGGGGAGGCTTTGCCGAGTTTGTCAAGGTTCCTAGATATTTAGTCGAACATGGCGGTTTAGTGGCACTTCCCGGACATATTACCTTTGAGCGGGCCTGTTTTTTGCAACCCATCAACAGTCTCCTGCATGGTTTCGCCCGACTGAACCTGCAACCGCAACAGCGAGTCTGGATTTTGGGGGCCGGTTCCCTGGGGGCGATCGCCATTCTACTCGCTCAACGTTTGGGCCTTCAGCCCCTAGTGAGCGATCGCAATCCCCAACGACTCGACGCCGCCCTCGACTTAGGAGCCAAAGCCGCCTTCAACAGTAACAGCGACGACCTCCACACCAAAGTTCGCGCCTTTACCGACGGGGAGGGAGTCGACGGGGCCCTGCTCACCGAACCCCAAGGCTGGGATATCATGCAGGCCTTAGATGGAACCCGTCCCGGAGGAAAACTGCTTTGTCTCACCGATTACGCCGATCCCTCCTCAGTTCCCCTCGATCCCCTCGCCTTTGCCCGACGACAGATCGACTTACTCGGCTGTTCCGGCCTCTCCCCCCGACAACAATCTCGTAGCCTCACCTACCTGTTCGACCATCATCTCCCCCTCGAACGCACCATCAGCGATCGCGTCCCCCTCGCCGAATTAGCCAGTCTCCTAGAGCGTCTGCAACATCCCAACAGCGATAGTCGTAAAATTTTGCTGTATCCCAGCTAA
- a CDS encoding glycosyltransferase family 2 protein, with the protein MDSLIFLLLLLQLPAVAILFSRLAAGPTRKPPITPQVLLGDRLGTVGVVVPTLNEVHRLSPCLTGLTQQAHEVRSIVVVDSRSEDGTQALVQSFAQRDPRVRLIEDDPLPPDWVGRPWALQNGYQYFAVPTETSEQSQSPTRPSLPPVEWLLGIDADTQPQPGLVAGLLAEAEREGYDLVSLSPRFILKYPGELLLQPALLMTLLYRFGPTGSPSQSAERVMANGQCLLVRRSVLQEMNGYSCARRSFCDDVTLAREVARRGYRVAFWDGSRLLKVRMYDGAAETWREWGRSLDLKDASSWGQTWSDVWLLWMLQGLPLPVLLGSLLISGLGTPLGGVFVGLNALLLLIRVALGWAIAPSYDCHQAQGAWLFWLSPLADPLAALRITLSALHRPTQWRGRVYNMNNDA; encoded by the coding sequence ATGGATAGCTTGATTTTCCTTCTGCTACTGCTTCAGCTTCCGGCTGTGGCCATTCTCTTCTCTCGCTTAGCTGCTGGCCCCACTCGTAAACCTCCCATTACTCCCCAAGTCCTGCTGGGCGATCGCTTGGGGACGGTTGGGGTGGTTGTGCCGACGCTGAATGAAGTCCATCGCCTCAGTCCCTGTTTAACGGGGTTGACGCAGCAGGCCCATGAGGTGCGATCGATTGTGGTGGTGGATAGTCGCTCTGAGGATGGAACGCAAGCGTTAGTCCAGTCTTTCGCTCAGCGTGACCCTCGGGTGCGCCTGATTGAAGATGACCCCCTCCCCCCGGATTGGGTGGGCCGTCCTTGGGCCCTACAGAATGGCTATCAGTATTTTGCCGTCCCTACGGAGACCTCTGAGCAGTCTCAATCGCCGACTCGGCCGAGTTTACCTCCGGTGGAGTGGCTGTTAGGGATTGATGCTGATACCCAACCCCAGCCGGGTTTGGTGGCGGGGCTGTTGGCGGAGGCGGAACGGGAGGGCTATGATTTGGTCTCTCTGTCGCCGCGCTTTATTTTGAAGTATCCCGGGGAGTTACTGCTGCAACCGGCGTTGTTGATGACCCTTCTCTATCGCTTTGGCCCCACGGGAAGCCCTAGCCAGTCGGCGGAACGGGTGATGGCCAATGGACAATGTTTGTTGGTGCGGCGCTCGGTGTTGCAAGAGATGAATGGCTATTCCTGCGCCCGTCGCTCCTTTTGTGATGATGTCACTTTGGCGCGGGAGGTGGCTCGGCGCGGCTATCGGGTGGCTTTCTGGGATGGCTCTCGGCTGCTCAAGGTGCGGATGTATGATGGGGCGGCGGAAACTTGGCGGGAATGGGGGCGATCGCTCGACCTCAAGGATGCCTCGTCTTGGGGACAGACCTGGAGTGATGTTTGGCTGCTCTGGATGCTCCAAGGACTGCCCTTGCCGGTGCTGTTGGGGTCCCTCCTGATTTCGGGTCTGGGAACGCCTCTGGGGGGCGTTTTTGTGGGGCTGAATGCTCTGCTGTTGCTGATTCGTGTGGCCTTGGGATGGGCGATCGCCCCTTCCTATGATTGCCATCAGGCTCAAGGGGCCTGGCTATTCTGGCTCTCCCCCTTGGCAGACCCCCTGGCGGCTCTACGGATTACCCTCTCAGCCCTGCATCGCCCCACTCAGTGGCGAGGTCGTGTCTATAATATGAACAACGACGCTTAA
- a CDS encoding phage holin family protein — protein MAIAPESQSLTAEVETYVRRSLGLFKILLELHLEIAQREAAREQRRLLLGLVAASIGIGLLAMGTGLLQAIAVWWVHRLGLTWFASLASVAVGDTLLGLLALLIAVLTLRGGYMSETRRRVASTTATLLQDQDSH, from the coding sequence GTGGCGATCGCACCTGAATCCCAGAGCCTCACGGCGGAGGTGGAAACCTATGTCCGCCGTAGTTTGGGCCTATTCAAAATTCTCCTAGAACTGCACCTAGAGATTGCTCAGCGAGAAGCGGCTCGGGAACAACGGCGACTGCTGTTAGGACTGGTTGCGGCCTCGATTGGGATTGGCTTGCTCGCCATGGGAACCGGACTCTTGCAAGCCATCGCCGTCTGGTGGGTTCATCGCCTGGGACTGACCTGGTTTGCGTCCTTGGCCAGCGTCGCCGTCGGGGATACTCTCTTAGGCCTTCTGGCCCTCCTCATCGCCGTCCTCACCCTACGGGGGGGTTACATGAGCGAAACCCGTCGCCGAGTTGCCAGTACCACCGCCACTTTGCTACAAGATCAAGATTCTCATTAA
- the nblB gene encoding phycobilisome degradation protein NblB: protein MDITPDAVKAMLDSDDYGDRLSGVNKLDYIDPSLAFEYLVPVVTDTNPRVRYTAVCKLSSLGHQDRDLSFSLLRTRLYDDPELDVKAAAADALGALKFREAYPDLAQLYRNNEDWIVRLSIVAALAEMEAPEAVELLHEALQSDTELVQTTAIGALGELGDPQAVPWIEEFMDHPEPQTRQRVAQALGQIGGESVQKALQTLANDEHPQVAECAQRYL from the coding sequence ATGGATATTACACCCGACGCCGTCAAAGCGATGCTCGACTCGGATGATTATGGCGATCGCCTCAGTGGCGTAAATAAGCTCGATTATATTGACCCGAGTCTGGCTTTTGAGTATCTTGTCCCTGTGGTCACCGATACGAATCCACGGGTTCGCTATACAGCGGTTTGTAAGCTCTCCAGTTTAGGACATCAGGACCGGGACTTAAGCTTCTCCCTGTTACGAACCCGCCTCTATGATGACCCCGAGTTAGATGTGAAGGCGGCGGCGGCGGATGCGTTAGGAGCCTTAAAGTTCCGAGAGGCTTATCCCGATTTAGCACAACTCTATCGCAACAATGAGGATTGGATTGTTCGCCTGAGCATCGTGGCGGCCTTGGCGGAAATGGAGGCCCCGGAAGCCGTCGAGTTGCTCCATGAGGCGCTCCAGAGTGACACGGAATTAGTCCAAACGACGGCGATTGGGGCCTTAGGGGAACTCGGCGATCCTCAGGCGGTTCCCTGGATTGAAGAGTTCATGGATCACCCAGAACCGCAAACTCGGCAACGAGTGGCCCAGGCCCTCGGACAAATTGGCGGCGAGTCAGTGCAGAAGGCGTTGCAAACTCTAGCCAATGATGAACATCCCCAAGTGGCTGAATGCGCTCAACGCTATCTCTGA
- a CDS encoding FAD-dependent hydroxylase, producing MSSLPQSVSANPAATPGHYDVAIVGGGVVGSALACALRDSGLQVVLLDAQSREAALSRQQVYAVTLLTGRILEGIGVWDRILPRINTFRQIRLSDGDRPADVRFLPQDLNLDRLGYVAEHTPLLQGLREFLDKSDTVCCIESAQVEEIDYGRDEATVTYHHQGQTRQLQAQLVVAADGGRSPVREAAGISTRGWKYWQSCVTFKVKPEKSHEDIAYEKFQASGPFAILPLPGNRCNVVWTAPHGEAQALMALDEVAFRERLQERFGSEMGRVELASSRYLFPVQLMQSDRYVKPRLALIGDAAHRCHPVGGQGMNLGIRDVAALAEVLQSAQQRGQDIGALMVLKRYERWRKLENLTILGFTDVLDRLFSNDWWPLVLLRQVGLWGLRRLPPVKGIALRLMTGLLGRQPQLARD from the coding sequence ATGTCCTCATTGCCTCAGTCTGTCTCTGCTAATCCGGCTGCGACCCCCGGCCACTACGACGTTGCTATTGTTGGTGGTGGTGTGGTGGGGAGCGCCCTGGCCTGCGCTCTCCGGGATTCGGGCTTGCAGGTGGTTCTCCTCGATGCTCAGTCCCGAGAGGCGGCTCTGTCTCGACAACAGGTCTATGCGGTGACGTTGCTGACGGGGCGCATTCTGGAGGGAATCGGCGTCTGGGACAGGATTTTGCCCCGTATTAATACCTTTCGCCAAATTCGTCTCTCCGATGGCGATCGCCCTGCTGATGTCCGCTTTCTGCCTCAAGATTTGAATTTAGACCGTTTGGGCTATGTGGCGGAACATACTCCCTTGCTCCAAGGGTTGCGCGAATTTCTTGACAAATCTGATACTGTATGCTGTATTGAGTCAGCGCAGGTTGAGGAGATTGATTATGGACGCGATGAGGCGACGGTGACGTATCATCATCAAGGTCAGACTCGGCAACTTCAGGCCCAGTTGGTGGTGGCGGCGGATGGGGGGCGATCGCCGGTGCGGGAGGCGGCGGGAATCTCTACCCGGGGCTGGAAATACTGGCAATCTTGTGTCACGTTCAAGGTGAAGCCGGAGAAATCTCACGAGGATATCGCTTACGAGAAGTTTCAGGCCAGCGGACCCTTTGCTATTCTGCCCTTACCGGGAAACCGCTGTAATGTGGTCTGGACAGCACCCCATGGGGAGGCCCAAGCCCTGATGGCGTTGGATGAAGTGGCGTTTCGGGAGCGGTTACAAGAACGGTTTGGTTCGGAAATGGGACGGGTTGAGTTGGCCAGTTCTCGTTATCTGTTTCCTGTGCAATTGATGCAGAGCGATCGCTATGTGAAACCCCGTTTAGCCCTCATTGGTGATGCGGCTCATCGCTGTCACCCGGTGGGGGGCCAAGGAATGAACCTGGGGATTCGTGATGTGGCGGCCCTGGCGGAAGTGCTTCAGTCGGCTCAGCAGCGAGGTCAGGATATTGGGGCCTTGATGGTCTTGAAGCGCTATGAACGCTGGCGTAAACTGGAAAACCTAACCATTTTAGGCTTTACGGATGTTCTCGATCGCCTCTTTTCTAATGACTGGTGGCCCCTGGTGCTGCTGCGTCAAGTGGGATTGTGGGGGTTACGCCGCCTTCCCCCGGTCAAGGGAATCGCGTTACGATTAATGACTGGCTTACTGGGTCGTCAACCTCAGTTGGCACGGGATTAA
- a CDS encoding polyamine aminopropyltransferase: MASNPPTSADVIPEETNSPGETGDDRPWVRLGRSQRNLLLAATAVCSACGLAVELLLGTLASYLVGNQALAYGVAVGGFLAAMGIGSYLSRFLVTEGDRSQQQEQLLRRFMQVELAIAPLSAFLPLGLFAIFVVDGPLWIGLSLVTLMLGTLAGIEIPLLTRIFEQDDGVKDAIAGVLALDYAGALVGSLAFPVILLPWLGLFPSAAIIGALPAVMVVILAQNFPSLRSWRLWGLGISLILIAFAPLTIPLSNALENNLYDAPIIARVRSPYQKIVLTRWRQDVRLFLDGDLQLSTIDEYRYHEALVHPAMSATPNPKRVLLLGAGDGMAAREVLKWPQVERLLLIDLDPEVVNLSRRHPFLKRVNQGALENPRLEVRIADAFLAAPALDEEFDVIIADFPDPDRPILAKLYAEGFYRRLLPRLAADGVLVTQASSSFFAPRVMACIAATLESVGLAVHPYTVHVPSFGPWGFVLAGRQEIHPETWTLPVETRFLTPPLLAHLFDLPADIQVPHVAINRLSHPVIVDYQTHNRWDGFES, encoded by the coding sequence ATGGCATCGAATCCCCCGACTTCTGCTGATGTTATCCCCGAAGAAACCAATAGCCCAGGAGAGACTGGAGACGATCGCCCCTGGGTTCGGTTAGGGCGATCGCAACGCAATCTGTTGTTAGCTGCGACGGCGGTTTGTTCGGCTTGTGGTTTGGCGGTGGAACTGCTGTTGGGAACCTTAGCCAGTTATTTGGTGGGAAATCAGGCCCTGGCCTATGGGGTGGCCGTGGGGGGGTTTCTCGCGGCGATGGGAATTGGGTCTTATTTGAGTCGCTTTTTGGTGACGGAGGGCGATCGCAGCCAACAGCAAGAACAGCTACTGCGGCGTTTCATGCAAGTGGAATTGGCGATCGCCCCCTTGAGTGCCTTTTTACCCCTGGGCTTATTTGCCATTTTTGTGGTGGATGGTCCGTTATGGATTGGCTTAAGTCTCGTCACCTTAATGTTGGGGACCTTAGCGGGAATTGAAATTCCCCTACTGACTCGTATTTTTGAACAGGATGATGGGGTTAAAGATGCGATCGCGGGAGTGTTGGCCCTGGATTATGCGGGGGCCTTAGTGGGGTCTCTGGCCTTTCCGGTGATTCTACTTCCTTGGTTGGGATTGTTTCCCTCAGCGGCGATCATTGGGGCCTTGCCCGCCGTAATGGTGGTGATTTTAGCCCAAAACTTCCCCAGTCTGCGATCGTGGCGGCTGTGGGGATTAGGGATTAGCCTCATTCTGATAGCCTTTGCTCCCTTGACCATTCCCTTGAGTAACGCCCTAGAGAATAATCTCTATGATGCCCCCATCATCGCCCGAGTGCGATCGCCCTATCAAAAGATTGTTCTGACTCGTTGGCGACAGGATGTCCGCCTCTTCCTCGACGGCGACTTACAACTGTCCACAATTGACGAATATCGCTACCACGAAGCCTTAGTCCATCCCGCCATGAGTGCCACCCCAAACCCGAAACGGGTGTTACTCCTAGGGGCTGGGGATGGCATGGCGGCCCGAGAAGTGTTGAAATGGCCGCAAGTTGAGCGTTTGTTACTGATTGATCTCGACCCCGAGGTGGTGAATCTCTCCCGTCGTCATCCCTTTCTCAAACGAGTGAATCAGGGGGCCTTAGAGAATCCTCGCCTTGAAGTTCGTATTGCCGATGCCTTTTTGGCGGCCCCAGCCTTAGATGAAGAGTTTGACGTTATTATCGCCGATTTCCCCGACCCAGATCGACCCATTCTCGCCAAACTCTATGCAGAAGGCTTTTATCGCCGTCTCTTACCCCGTCTCGCCGCCGATGGGGTATTAGTCACTCAAGCCTCCAGTTCCTTTTTTGCCCCTCGGGTGATGGCTTGTATTGCAGCAACCTTGGAGTCGGTGGGACTTGCGGTGCATCCTTATACGGTTCACGTTCCCAGTTTTGGTCCCTGGGGCTTTGTCTTAGCCGGTCGTCAAGAGATTCATCCAGAAACCTGGACATTGCCGGTGGAAACTCGTTTTTTAACGCCGCCTTTGTTAGCACATTTATTTGATTTACCGGCAGATATTCAGGTTCCCCATGTGGCGATAAATCGTCTCTCGCACCCAGTTATTGTGGACTATCAAACCCATAATCGCTGGGATGGATTTGAATCTTAG